A region of the Chlamydia felis Fe/C-56 genome:
AACTGAAAGCTACAGAAACATAACTTCCAAGAGCACCGCATATCCCCCCAAACAAACAAGAAAGAAGAAAAATGATATGTAATCTATCGGACAATTGACGCGCTGCCAAAGACGGAGCAACGAACATAGAAGATATTAATACAATACCCACAGAACGCACACCGCTTACAATAACAAGAGAAATAAATATAAGAATAATACTTCCAGAAACGCGCGTGCTTAACCCACAAGTAGAAGCATAGTCTTTATCAAAGATTGTCACAACAATTTGACGATACCACCACCATAAAGTCGCTAAAGAGATAAGAAAAACAAATGCTGCGAGTTTAGCTTCTGTATAACCCAGTGTAGCAGCCTGGCCGTATAAATAAGCATTAATGCGATTGTATAATAAAGGACAACAATCCTTCACATAGCTAGCTAAAATAACACCTAGACCAAAAAAAACAACAAGAACAAAACATTGAGAGGCGTCTTTATGGACTCTCAAAATTTTTTCTAAAAAAACTATGATTCCATAGCCTAAAATAGCTGCAAGACAACCAAAAACAATAACTAAAATAATCGAGTCTGTGAAGAAAGAAACTTTATAGCTCAATAAAGCTCCCAAAAGCAGTCCTGGATACGAAGCATGCGAAAGGCTTTCACTTAAAAGAGGCTGTTTGCCCACAAGAAGCAAAGTTCCCCATAAAGCTGTTGTCATGCAAATTAAAGTAACCGCCAGGAAACTTGATAAAAAAATAGAATCAATAAAAACGCAATTGAGCATCTAATACGCTCCTTGTTGCTTTCCTCTAGATAATTTAAGAGTGCGATCTAATAGTTCTAACTCACAACCATAAGCTTGAAAAATATTTTTGCTGGTTAAACACTCATCAACAGGACCGGAACAAATAAGATGTTTATTTAATAAGATAATATGATCAAATAATTGTCGCACATGACTGAGATCATGATGCACCACAACAATAGTGCGCCCTTGTTCCTGCAGTTCTTTTAATACATCCACTACAGTCTGATATGAAGCCATGTCTATGGCTGCAAACAATTCATCCATAAGATAGAGGTCTGCCTTTTGCATAAGAGCCCGAGCTAGAAATGCTCTCTGCTGCTGTCCACCGGAAAGCTTCCCTATTTGTCTATTTGCAAAAGCAGTTAAACCTACCCTGTCTAAAATATTATATGCTTCTTTACGATCGTCAGACGTAATTCTACCCCACATCCCCTTATACCCATAGCATCCCATGAGTACAAGATCTAGAACTGTCATGGGAAAATCCCAATCCACACTAGCCCTTTGAGGCATATAAGCAACACGTTGATGCACTTTTTTAAACTTATTGCCGAAAAACAAAGAGAAACCAGAAGAGGGTCGTATTAATCCTAATGAGGTTTTTAAAAGAGTGCTCTTACCCGCACCATTCGGTCCCAAAACCGCAGTTAACGATCCTTTTCTTAAAGAGAAGGACACATGACATAAAACATCTGAGTGATCGTAGTTCACGCATAAATCGTGCACAGACCAAGCAATTTCATTTTGTCTATTCAAGAGTTCCTCCTAGTTCCTCTGTAATTATACTAACGTTGTGTTTAAACGTATTAAAGTAATCATGTTTAACGTTATCACTATACAAAGGACGGTTCGCTAATCGAATACTGTGCCCCTGCTTTAAACACGAAGCAATTTTTTTCAAAGCATCTTGATTTAAAGTATCTTCAGGAAACATGACAGAAACATTATGCTCATGGATATAGTCTACAACAAGCATGATATCGCGAATGCTAATTTGAGCCTCAGGAGCTATGCCTTCAGGAGAAATACATCGTCTACTCCAAGTATTTGCCTTCACCTCTTCTGGTGTCGCTAAATAACGTCTTGTAAAATAACTAAAAGCATTATGACCGGAAACCAAATACCTAGATTCTTCGGGTATTGTATTTATACACCTTTTAGCCCAACTATCTAACATGAGCATTTCTTCTACTAGTTCTTTGGAATTAGCAGAAAACTCTTTCTCATACTCTGGGAACTCACTAATTAAAGCTGAGGTTATCTCTTTCACCCCCTCGGCCCAGATGCTCATGTCTGTCCAAATGTGTGGGTCACAACAACCATCTTCCTCCAAAGGAGAAAATACTCCATGCTTTATTAATCGCTCCCCTATATTTATAGTCTTCGGGTTTCCTTCCAAATGCTTGCGCAAGCTTGCGGTATGCTCCAAACCAAGACCATTGCAAAAAATAAGTTTACTCATAGCCATTTTATCCTCATCCCCTTTGACCATCTCATATGCATGAGGATCTATAGATCCTTCGATGAGAACTAATGGAAAAATCCTATCTCCCACAATTCTAACTACACAATCATGTATCATTCGATTCATAGATAATACATAAACCCTATCATCGCTATTGTGCATCTTAGAAGAAGAGCATCCAGAAACAATAAAAATTAAAGCCAAGCAAATTGAAAGTTTTACTCTTTTGAACAGATGTGCCAACAACATATGCCTCCGTTGGAGAGATTAGTTTTGAGAAATTAATAAAAGTCGGAACAACGAAAGGCATAAGGTATATAAAAGAGAGAAAAAAATCTCGTTATTTATTTAGAAAACCTTGTGGAAGGATAATAAACATCGAACAAAGAAAAGAAATCGGAAAAAGGAGTCTTTACTTCTTGTCATGTTTTTATAAAAAAAACAAAAACAAGTTTCATGACAATGAAATGGCTTTTAATTATAAAGAAACAAATGTTACAGAAAAAGTCTTCTTGTCCTTATGATTGTTTCTTTTAAAGTTATTTATGAAACAAAACGATCTTTTCCTGGAAAATAACATTGCGAAAAAAAGCAAAATCCAACATAAATTACGTCTCTAAATAAACAGAACTTTAATTTTATTTTTCTAAACGTTAAATCGAAAGTATGCCAAATTCTTTCTTATAAAATTTGTAAAGTAAACATCGATTAATTTTTACGAAGATTTAGCAAGTTATAAAGGTGGTTTCATGGCCGTAGAGCAGTCGAATATAAATGAAGAAATAGAAAAACTGATCTTAAAAGCTATTAGAAAAGTCTGCGGGAATAAAGAAAACGATTTATGTCGCTATCTTCCAGGACCGAGTGGTGGCTATATGCACCATTTTACATTAAAAAAGATGAAAAGCGCTGCTCCCGAACAATTTCTAAAAATGTTAAAGACATTTATCTTGGAATCTGATTCACCACGAGCCATTAATCCAAAACCTCGAGCACCTAGAGGGTCTAAAAAACGAAGGGACTTTATTAACTTCACGAAAACTGATATAGAACGCGTTCTAGAATTAGCCAGACAAGTGGGAGATAAAGATCTTTTGGCACGTTTTAGCCCTAAAAAGCCCCTTCCCTCTTTAAAAAGAGAGCTTATTCGATCTATCCGCAACGGCATAGTTAGCGTTGAGCTGTGGAATGCCTATGTAGAGGCTGTAAAAACTAATTCTTCAAATATAGATTCTCCTCAATCTTTCGTTTAAAAAAAAAGCTTTATGATCGGCTAAGTAAAACAAATATTTTAGCCGATTTACCTCAATCTCTCGAGAACGTAGCAGAGACTCTGAGCCTCTCCCCTCCTTTTTTCTTGTCAACAGAGAAAAAAGTTGGTATGCTAGAAAGCTAAAAAAACTCAATTTTAATCATTTTAAATACCAAATTATTAATAACTTATAAACTAAGCTATTTCAGAGGGCAAATATGACACAAACAGCGGAAAAACCTTTTGGAAAATTGCGCTCCTTTCTTTGGCCAATACACATGCATGAGCTAAAAAAAGTGCTGCCGATGTTCCTAATGTTCTTCTGTATTTCGTTCAACTATACCGTGTTGCGAGATACAAAAGACACTCTAATTGTAACGGCTCCCGGCTCTGGTGCAGAAGCTATACCCTTCATCAAATTATGGCTCGTCGTTCCTTGCGCTGTTGTCTTCATGCTTATCTATGCCAAGCTGAGCAACATTTTAAATAAGCAATCCCTCTTCTATGCAATTACTATCCCATTTCTCGTATTCTTTGCTTTATTCCCAACAGTAATCTATCCATTCCGACACGTATTACACCCAACGGATTTTGCGGATAGATTACAATCTATCCTTCCCCAAGGATTAATGGGTTGTGTGGCTATGCTTAGAAACTGGACATTTGCCATGTTCTACGTTCTTTCTGAGCTATGGGGAAGCGTGATGCTTTCTTTAATGTTTTGGGGTTTTGCTAATGAAATTACCAAAATTAGCGAAGCTAAACGTTTCTATGCCTTATTCGGCGTTGGAGCTAATGTTGCTTTATTAGCTTCTGGTCGTTCTATTATTTGGGCGTCTAAGCTACGTGCTAGCGCTTCAGGAAATACGGATCCTTGGGGTCTTTCTCTATATCTCTTAATGAGCATGACTATTGTTGCCGGCTGCGTTATTATTCTATGCTACTGGTGGATGAATAAATATGTTCTTACTGATGCTAGATTCTATGATCCTAGAGAACTACAAAAATCCAAGAAATCCAAACCTAAAATGAGCATGAAGGAAAGTTTTGTTTATCTTGCAAAATCTCCTTACATGTTACTACTAGCTCTCCTTGTTATTAGCTACGGGGTTTGCATTAACCTTGTAGAAGTTACTTGGAAAAGTCAGTTAAAAATGCAATACCCAAATGCTAATGACTATAGCCAGTTTATGGGTAACTTCTCATTCTGGACTGGAGTTGTTTCTGTTTTCGTCATGCTGTTCATCGGCGGTAACGTTATCCGTAAATTCGGCTGGTTAACAGGAGCTCTTGTTACTCCGGTTATGGTGTTGTTAACAGGAACGCTTTTCTTCACTTTAGTTATCTTTAGAGATCAAGCTTCTGGAATCGTAGCAATGTTTGGAACCACACCATTAATGCTTGCTGTTGTTGTTGGTGCAATCCAAAACATTTTATCTAAATCCACAAAGTACGCTCTCTTTGATGCAACCAAAGAAATGGCCTATATTCCATTGGATCAAGAACAAAAAGTTAAAGGAAAGGCTGCTATTGACGTTGTTGCCGCTCGCTTCGGAAAATCTGGAGGTTCTTTAATTCAACAAGGTCTTTTAGTAGTTTGTGGAAGTATTGGAGCAATGACTCCTTATCTAGCAGTAATACTCTTTGGTATTATTTCTATATGGTTAGTCTCTGCGAAAAAACTTAATAAACTATTCTTAATTCAATCTGCAATCAAAGAACAAGAACTTTCAGGAGAAGCTATTGCTTCTGAGCCTGTAAGCTCCTCCTCAATTCAGGGAACACCTGCTGTTGAGAACGCTTCTTCGTAACATTGAATTAGGGATCTTATAGTAGAAATCCTCACTTGGAAACAGGTGAGGATTTTTTTTTGCCTTTAAAAATTCAATGCTACACGCCACATCCAGGAGAATTCATTTCCTTATTTAAGTAGGTATCAACATTCATTAGTTTCTTATGAAATTTTGTTTGATGATTAAAGTAGAAACAAATAGTCCTACAAGCATTAGTAAATCTTTGATTCATCAACTTTTTATACTGAGTCACATTCTTAAGTTCAGAATAGGTTGATAAAGCTATGCTGGGTTCGTAATTAAGGCTAGATTCGTTAATAAAATCTCCTAGAAAACGTCTCGCTAGTTTCTTCATACCTCCTCCCCCCAAGAAAGATTCATCTATCCAGGATAAAAATAGCCAAGAAGAAATTGAGACTGATCGAATAAGTTGTAATTGATCCCAAGAAAATCCATGCAAACATATACGCAAAAGAAGGTTCCTTAACTCCTCTTCTGTAAACTCTACACGTAGGTTTCCAGAAATAACTTGCTCCTTATCTTTAGTATACCTGCTATAGTCTCCCTGAGAGCTAATGATCAATCTATCAACTATGACAGAGACATCCTGGTGATCCCAAGTATTATTCCTGGCGTGAGTCATCAAGCAGGAATAATCTTTTTCATTTAATTCCTGAACTACTCCATACATATGAAGATTGAAAATCGTTGATGATTTCTTCCCATCTAAGGACTGATATATGAAACCTATGTCAGAAAACCAGTAGTCTCCTAAATATCTCCTATCCTGTTTCTCGTTTTTCTCGTAACTTTTACTTAAAACATCATTGCTGCCTAGCTCTATAAAATGTTTCATCCAATATAGAGGACTGTTGTCTATTAATAATTTATCTAAATCAGGGAGCTCCTGAAGGTTGGTCTCTATATCAAAGTTATCAATACCAAAAGCCTCTAGATTATTCCTTAGTTGTGGAGATAACTTGTGTAAATTTTTCTTGATCAATGAGTTTTGGCTCTTTCCGAAATTATCCATAAAACACACCAACTCTCTTAGCTTTATAATACTTAGGTCCTGATTACTTACAAGATCATAAAAAACTCTGGGGAAGTTTGCTTTTATAACTCGGCGAAAACCCAAAGGAATTCGAAGATTTTTTGGTTGCGAATACTTAATTATAATTTGAGCGGTAACAAAAGATAGAATACACCACCCTAAGCTAGCAAGAATTAGTGAGACAGTTAAATTTATAGATGATGGTAAAACTGATAAACAAATAAGACCTGAAATAATAAATAAAATACTCACAACAATTAATACGATTAATTGGTATGTTTTCGGTCTCTTTGAGTGCATGTATCGACAAACTGCTTCTTGCTTCGGAAGAGCTTGAGAAGAAAAAAGATCTGAAGCTTTCATAATTTATACTAAATAAAATAAGAACCTAAATATTAAATTTTAACTATAGAGTTTCTATATTCGCTAAAATAAATGTATAAAATATGCAAATTGCAAACACAAGAATTATTCTAATTTTATTTTCTCAAATAAATTAAACTCATCTTCTTATATTCTAGTAGTATTGACAACTAACTATTCTCAGTCTAACATGGCTCTCTGTGAAATTGACAAAACATCTGCCGTATTTTGAAAGAGTATAAATTAGAAAATATTCGAAACTTTTCTATAATTGCGCATATTGATCACGGAAAATCCACAATTGCTGATCGCCTACTTGAAAGTACGAGTACCGTTGAGCAAAGAGAGATGCGTGAGCAGCTTCTTGATTCTATGGACCTTGAAAGGGAGCGTGGTATCACCATCAAAGCACATCCCGTGACTATGTATTATAACTACAACGGTGAAGTCTATCAGCTTAACCTCATAGATACGCCGGGCCACGTGGATTTTTCTTATGAAGTATCGCGATCTTTAGCAGCTTGTGAGGGAGCTCTTCTTATTGTTGACGCAGCTCAAGGTGTGCAAGCTCAGAGTCTAGCTAATGTGTATCTAGCCTTAGAACGAGATCTAGAAATCATCCCCATTTTAAATAAGATTGATCTACCTGCTGCCAACCCTGAAAAAATCCGAAAACAAATAGAAGATTACATAGGTCTGGATACAACTCATGCAATTGCTTGCTCAGCAAAAACTGGTGAGGGAATTTCAGAAATTCTTGAGGCAATCATTAACCTGATTCCTCCGCCAACTCCCCCTCAAGAAACTGAATTAAAAGCTTTAATTTTTGATTCCCATTATGATCCTTATGTAGGAATTATGGTGTATGTTCGTGTGATCAGCGGAGAAATTAAAAAGGGTGATCGCATTACTTTTATGGCAACAAAAGGATCCGCTTTTGAAGTATTGGGTGTTGGAGCTTTTCTTCCTGAAGCCACTTTAATTGAAGGGTCTTTACGAGCCGGTCAGGTGGGTTACTTCATAGCCAATCTTAAAAAAGTTAAAGATGTAAAAATTGGTGATACTGTAACTACTGTAAAACATCCGGCTAAAGTACCTTTAGATGGGTTTAAGGAAATTAATCCTGTAGTTTTCGCTGGTATCTACCCTATCGACTCCTCAGATTTTGATACTTTAAAAGATGCTTTAAGTCGTTTGCAACTAAACGACTCAGCTCTAACAATCGAGCAAGAAAGCAGCCATTCTTTAGGCTTTGGCTTCCGTTGTGGCTTTTTAGGATTGCTACATTTAGAGATTGTCTTTGAAAGAATCATCAGAGAATTTGATCTTGATATTATTGCCACAGCGCCCAGTGTGATTTATAAAGTCGTCTTAAAAAATGGAAAAACACTGCTCATAGACAATCCAACGGCCTATCCTGATCCTTCGATTATCGAGCATATGGAAGAACCTTGGGTACATGTAAATATCATCACTCCTCAGGAGTACTTAAGCAGTATTATGAACCTATGCTTGGATAAGCGTGGTGTATGCTTAAAAACCGAGATGCTCGATCAACATAGGCTAGTTCTTTCTTATGATCTTCCTTTAAACGAAATTGTTTCTGATTTTAATGACAAGTTAAAATCAGTAACCAAGGGTTACGGATCTTTTGATTATCGTTTAGGAGATTATCGCAAGGGAGCTATCATAAAGCTTGAAATTCTAATCAATGACGAGCCAGTCGATGCTTTTTCTTGTCTCGTACATAGGGATAAGGCAGAGGCTCGCGGAAGAAGTATCTGCGAAAAGTTAGTTGATGTCATTCCTCAACAACTATTTAAAATTCCCATCCAAGCTGCTATTAATAAAAAAGTGATTGCTCGGGAAACAATTCGCGCTCTTTCAAAGAATGTCACAGCAAAGTGTTATGGTGGGGACATCACTAGAAAACGCAAGCTTTGGGAAAAACAAAAAAAGGGTAAAAAGCGTATGAAAGAATTTGGGAAAGTCTCTATCCCAAATACAGCTTTTATTGAAGTTCTAAAAATAGATTAACCCTACTCCAATAAATTAGAGCGCTTTTCTATAAAGGGAGCCCGGTTCCCTAGCAAATCTCTACTTCTTTTTATTACTCCAACAATCAAGACCCTTGAGGGAAGGCCGGGGAGAAAAAAAGGATATCGAAATACCCCCAAAGAAATACCTACCATGTCTATGTCAAATCGTCGCGCTTTATAAAAATCATTCTACTAGCGTTGTAGTTTTAGTCCCTATCCAATCCGTATGGTAGAACTCCCCTCGAGGTCTATCCTTACGTTCATAAGTATGCGCTCCAAAATAATCTCTCAGTCCTTGTGCCAGAGCTATTGAGGAGTCTTTGGTTCGATAACCATCATAGAATGTCAAGGCAGCTGCTAAACAAGGAACAGGGTATCCCGAACCAACTGCGTACGCGACTGTTCTGCGCCATCCCGATTCAGAATTTTGCAACGCGGATTTGAAATAGGTCTGTAAAATTAGCGAAGGAGATTCTGGTTCTTTTTCAAATCCTTTATGAATAGCATCCAAAAAGACACTTTGGATTATACATCCCCCTCTCCATAATAAAGCGAGTTCTCCAAAATTAAGATCCCATTGATGCTCTTCAGAAGCCTGTTTTAATAGCATAAATCCTTGAGCATAACTAACAATCTTCGAAGCGTATAATGCCCGGAATACATCTTCAATAAAAAGATGAGGATCTCTAGGTTTTTCAAAAACTATAGGAATTCCGGGAAGTTCTCGAGCTGCTTGCTCACGAATAGTTTTCCATGAGGAAAGAAATCTAGCCAATACGGATTCAATGATTAGGGAAAGAGGAACACCAGAATCAATAGCATCCAAGGCTGTCCAGCGACCTGTTCCTTTTTGTCCCGCAACATCTAAAATTGTGTCAATCACGGGGAAACCATCAGAATCTTTTAGAGAAAGAACTTCTACAGCAATTCTCATTAGGTAACTTTCTAACTCACGAGAATTCCACTCAGAAAAAATCGATGATACAGCCTCGGGAGATATATCTAGGCGCGTTCTTAACAATCCATAAGCTTCGCAGATTAGCTGTATGTCTCCGTACTCAATGCCATTATGTACGGTTTTCACATAATGACCCGCGCCCCCTGGACCAACCCAACTACAACAAGGATTCCCATTAACCTTTGCGGCGATTCCTTGAAAGATGGAAGCTATGTGTGGCCAAGCATCGCTATTACCTCCAGGCATAATAGAAGGTCCATATCGAGCCCCCTCTTCACCTCCAGAAATTCCCATACCTATGAACAGTATACCCTTGCCCTTAAGGTCTTGGCACCGTCTCTCAGAATCCCTATAATAACTGTTTCCTCCGTCAATAATAATATCACCAGCTTCAAGATAAGGTAATAATGACTCGATACTCTGATCTACAGGAGCCCCTGCCTTGATCATAAGCATAACTTTTCTGGGACGTTTTAAGGAGCGAACAAAAGCTTCTAAATTTTCGTGTCCCTGAAGACTTATGTTGTGAGAATGATCCTGAAGAAATTCTCGAGTTTTCTCGGGGCTCCGATTGTAGACAGAAACAGAAAAACCATGATCTATCATATTTAATACAAGGTTCTTCCCCATCACAGCTAAACCAATTAGTCCGATATCTGCTTGCTCTGCCACCGATCCTCCTCAACACTTAAATTAGACGCAAAACTAACTTTTTCTTTTTTCCTTGTGCTAGTAAAACATATTGATCGAAACAAATCTGAGCTTCTTCAAAAACACTCTGCTCATCAGCTACGGGATCACTATTTACATAAAGCCCCTTTTGCTTGACCAATCTTCTAGCTTCTCCTTTAGAACCACAAACTCCAACATCAACAAAGAGATCTACCCATCGCTTACCGATAGTTTGAGATCTTTCTAAAGATACTCCCTGTCCCATAGAAATAAGGTCTTGGAAATCTTTCTCAGAAATAAAAGATACTCTTCCGGGATGCATACTTTGAGTAACAGCCAGAGCTTCTTGCAGCCCCCCTTCTCCATGTATAGAGGCTACTATAGTCTCGGCAACAAACCTTTTCACAGCTATCGGATCCAAGAGAAACTTCTGATCTAAATCAAAGATTTCCTCATTACTCAATAAAGTTAGCATGCGCGCTATTTTAGGAGTCTCTTGATCTGGCAATCTTAAAAAGTACTGATACAACTCATAAGGAGAGGTTAGATTAGGATCTAACCAAATAGTTCCCGTCTCCGTTTTGCCAATCTTTTTCCCCTGGCTATTTGTCAATAACGGATAGGTCAAACCATAGGCCTGTCCTAATCCCCGACGACGAATGTAATCAATTCCTGAGGTAATATTCCCCCACTGATCACTTCCTCCACATTGCAGACTTACCCCATGCTTTTCAAATAGGTGGGCAAAATCATATGACTGAAGGAGGATGTAGCTAAATTCCGTATAACTGATTCCTTCTTCGGATTGAATACGCTGTTTAATCGTATCCTTACTTAGCATGGTTCCCAGTCGAAAATGCTTTCCTACATCTCGAAGAAAATCAATCACCGTTGTGTCTTTAAACCAATCTAAGTTATTAACTATTTGCACTTCGGGCAAGTAATGAGAAAGACATTCTGAGAGCTTCTGGCTATTATAAGCTACCTGATTCCTTTCAAGTAAACTACGCTCCACGCTTTTCCCCGAAGGATCTCCTATCATTCCTGTGGCAGAGCCTACTAGGGCCATGGGAGTCACGCCAAATGTGGCCATCCTACGCAAAAAACATATACCTAGCCAGTGTCCGATATGGAGAGAGGGTGCTGTAGGATCAAAACCAATGTAAGCAGAAACAGGAGAGATCACATTGTCCAGTCCCGAGGAAAAATCCTCCAGGATTCCCCTATCTTTCAAATATTTTATGAAATCCCGCATTGCAATAACAAAAAATCTTAATAATTGAAGTACTATCTTAACCACCAGTCTTCTTATATGCAAGATTCCCTTCTCAGCTTTGGAGACCGGCACTGAAAACAATAGAAGTTAATTCAATTTTGATTT
Encoded here:
- the npt1 gene encoding NTP/NDP exchange transporter Npt1, with amino-acid sequence MTQTAEKPFGKLRSFLWPIHMHELKKVLPMFLMFFCISFNYTVLRDTKDTLIVTAPGSGAEAIPFIKLWLVVPCAVVFMLIYAKLSNILNKQSLFYAITIPFLVFFALFPTVIYPFRHVLHPTDFADRLQSILPQGLMGCVAMLRNWTFAMFYVLSELWGSVMLSLMFWGFANEITKISEAKRFYALFGVGANVALLASGRSIIWASKLRASASGNTDPWGLSLYLLMSMTIVAGCVIILCYWWMNKYVLTDARFYDPRELQKSKKSKPKMSMKESFVYLAKSPYMLLLALLVISYGVCINLVEVTWKSQLKMQYPNANDYSQFMGNFSFWTGVVSVFVMLFIGGNVIRKFGWLTGALVTPVMVLLTGTLFFTLVIFRDQASGIVAMFGTTPLMLAVVVGAIQNILSKSTKYALFDATKEMAYIPLDQEQKVKGKAAIDVVAARFGKSGGSLIQQGLLVVCGSIGAMTPYLAVILFGIISIWLVSAKKLNKLFLIQSAIKEQELSGEAIASEPVSSSSIQGTPAVENASS
- a CDS encoding metal ABC transporter solute-binding protein, Zn/Mn family, yielding MLLAHLFKRVKLSICLALIFIVSGCSSSKMHNSDDRVYVLSMNRMIHDCVVRIVGDRIFPLVLIEGSIDPHAYEMVKGDEDKMAMSKLIFCNGLGLEHTASLRKHLEGNPKTINIGERLIKHGVFSPLEEDGCCDPHIWTDMSIWAEGVKEITSALISEFPEYEKEFSANSKELVEEMLMLDSWAKRCINTIPEESRYLVSGHNAFSYFTRRYLATPEEVKANTWSRRCISPEGIAPEAQISIRDIMLVVDYIHEHNVSVMFPEDTLNQDALKKIASCLKQGHSIRLANRPLYSDNVKHDYFNTFKHNVSIITEELGGTLE
- a CDS encoding iron chelate uptake ABC transporter family permease subunit is translated as MLNCVFIDSIFLSSFLAVTLICMTTALWGTLLLVGKQPLLSESLSHASYPGLLLGALLSYKVSFFTDSIILVIVFGCLAAILGYGIIVFLEKILRVHKDASQCFVLVVFFGLGVILASYVKDCCPLLYNRINAYLYGQAATLGYTEAKLAAFVFLISLATLWWWYRQIVVTIFDKDYASTCGLSTRVSGSIILIFISLVIVSGVRSVGIVLISSMFVAPSLAARQLSDRLHIIFLLSCLFGGICGALGSYVSVAFSCRVSGHVGAITLPTGPLVVVISGCLSFLCLMFSPKSGWVIRSIRRKRFSFSKNQEHLLKVFWYLLEDQLFEVGARDFVCSRKYQEYFGPKPFPRFRLWLLERQGFLKHRNYLWSLSEKGKTKAKKLVRAHRLWECYLVRSLEFKEEDVHSFAEEMEHVLTDELDHAITEMLDNPDYDPHDKLIPETENKKEEL
- the lepA gene encoding translation elongation factor 4 — translated: MKEYKLENIRNFSIIAHIDHGKSTIADRLLESTSTVEQREMREQLLDSMDLERERGITIKAHPVTMYYNYNGEVYQLNLIDTPGHVDFSYEVSRSLAACEGALLIVDAAQGVQAQSLANVYLALERDLEIIPILNKIDLPAANPEKIRKQIEDYIGLDTTHAIACSAKTGEGISEILEAIINLIPPPTPPQETELKALIFDSHYDPYVGIMVYVRVISGEIKKGDRITFMATKGSAFEVLGVGAFLPEATLIEGSLRAGQVGYFIANLKKVKDVKIGDTVTTVKHPAKVPLDGFKEINPVVFAGIYPIDSSDFDTLKDALSRLQLNDSALTIEQESSHSLGFGFRCGFLGLLHLEIVFERIIREFDLDIIATAPSVIYKVVLKNGKTLLIDNPTAYPDPSIIEHMEEPWVHVNIITPQEYLSSIMNLCLDKRGVCLKTEMLDQHRLVLSYDLPLNEIVSDFNDKLKSVTKGYGSFDYRLGDYRKGAIIKLEILINDEPVDAFSCLVHRDKAEARGRSICEKLVDVIPQQLFKIPIQAAINKKVIARETIRALSKNVTAKCYGGDITRKRKLWEKQKKGKKRMKEFGKVSIPNTAFIEVLKID
- a CDS encoding metal ABC transporter ATP-binding protein, which codes for MNRQNEIAWSVHDLCVNYDHSDVLCHVSFSLRKGSLTAVLGPNGAGKSTLLKTSLGLIRPSSGFSLFFGNKFKKVHQRVAYMPQRASVDWDFPMTVLDLVLMGCYGYKGMWGRITSDDRKEAYNILDRVGLTAFANRQIGKLSGGQQQRAFLARALMQKADLYLMDELFAAIDMASYQTVVDVLKELQEQGRTIVVVHHDLSHVRQLFDHIILLNKHLICSGPVDECLTSKNIFQAYGCELELLDRTLKLSRGKQQGAY
- the gnd gene encoding decarboxylating NADP(+)-dependent phosphogluconate dehydrogenase produces the protein MAEQADIGLIGLAVMGKNLVLNMIDHGFSVSVYNRSPEKTREFLQDHSHNISLQGHENLEAFVRSLKRPRKVMLMIKAGAPVDQSIESLLPYLEAGDIIIDGGNSYYRDSERRCQDLKGKGILFIGMGISGGEEGARYGPSIMPGGNSDAWPHIASIFQGIAAKVNGNPCCSWVGPGGAGHYVKTVHNGIEYGDIQLICEAYGLLRTRLDISPEAVSSIFSEWNSRELESYLMRIAVEVLSLKDSDGFPVIDTILDVAGQKGTGRWTALDAIDSGVPLSLIIESVLARFLSSWKTIREQAARELPGIPIVFEKPRDPHLFIEDVFRALYASKIVSYAQGFMLLKQASEEHQWDLNFGELALLWRGGCIIQSVFLDAIHKGFEKEPESPSLILQTYFKSALQNSESGWRRTVAYAVGSGYPVPCLAAALTFYDGYRTKDSSIALAQGLRDYFGAHTYERKDRPRGEFYHTDWIGTKTTTLVE
- a CDS encoding DUF1389 domain-containing protein, with product MKASDLFSSQALPKQEAVCRYMHSKRPKTYQLIVLIVVSILFIISGLICLSVLPSSINLTVSLILASLGWCILSFVTAQIIIKYSQPKNLRIPLGFRRVIKANFPRVFYDLVSNQDLSIIKLRELVCFMDNFGKSQNSLIKKNLHKLSPQLRNNLEAFGIDNFDIETNLQELPDLDKLLIDNSPLYWMKHFIELGSNDVLSKSYEKNEKQDRRYLGDYWFSDIGFIYQSLDGKKSSTIFNLHMYGVVQELNEKDYSCLMTHARNNTWDHQDVSVIVDRLIISSQGDYSRYTKDKEQVISGNLRVEFTEEELRNLLLRICLHGFSWDQLQLIRSVSISSWLFLSWIDESFLGGGGMKKLARRFLGDFINESSLNYEPSIALSTYSELKNVTQYKKLMNQRFTNACRTICFYFNHQTKFHKKLMNVDTYLNKEMNSPGCGV
- a CDS encoding DNA binding protein DdbA translates to MAVEQSNINEEIEKLILKAIRKVCGNKENDLCRYLPGPSGGYMHHFTLKKMKSAAPEQFLKMLKTFILESDSPRAINPKPRAPRGSKKRRDFINFTKTDIERVLELARQVGDKDLLARFSPKKPLPSLKRELIRSIRNGIVSVELWNAYVEAVKTNSSNIDSPQSFV